The following proteins are co-located in the Equus caballus isolate H_3958 breed thoroughbred chromosome 15, TB-T2T, whole genome shotgun sequence genome:
- the TMEM214 gene encoding transmembrane protein 214 isoform X3 — protein sequence MFSGNPLVWLKDLASYLNYKLQAPLSEPTLSQHTHDYPYSLVSRELRGIIRGLLAKAPGSLELFFDHCLFTMLQELDKTPGESLHGYRICIQAILQDKPRIATMNLGKFLELLRSHQSRPAKCLTIMWALGQAGFANLTEGLKVWLGIMLPVLGIKSLSPFAIAYLDRLLLMHPNLTKGFGMIGPKDFFPLLDFAYMPNNSLTPSLQEQLCQLYPRLKVLAFGAKPESTLHTYFPSFLSRATPSCPPEMKKELLSSLTECLTVDSLSASVWRQLYPKHLSQSSLLLEHLLRSWEQIPKKTRKSLQETIQSFKLANQDLLRKGSSNNQDVVTCDAACKTLLQEARGCRLPWTRLLLLVLVFAVGFLCHDFRSHSSFQASLSGRLLQSSGFLPAGQQACAKIYSYSLEGYSWLEETLPAWGSHLLTVVRPSLQLAWDHTNATVSFLSAHSASHLAWFGDSLTSISQRIQLPDALNQLLHSLRELLLLLYQNMLLPLWHMLLEALAWAQEHCHKACRGEVTWDCVKTQLSEAARWTWLCLQDITVAFLDWALAMISQQ from the exons ATGTTCTCTGGGAACCCGTTGGTGTGGTTGAAGGACCTGGCCAGCTATCTCAACTACAAGCTCCAAGCACCTCTAAGTGAACCCACACTAAGCCAGCATACTCACG ATTATCCCTACAGCCTGGTGAGCCGGGAGCTGCGTGGGATCATCCGAGGGCTACTGGCGAAGGCACCGGGGTCTCTGGAGCTCTTTTTTGACCACTGTCTGTTCACCATGCTGCAAGAGCTAGATAAGACACCAG GAGAGTCACTGCACGGTTACCGCATCTGTATCCAGGCCATTCTGCAAGACAAGCCTAGGATTGCCACCATGAACCTGGGCAAG TTCCTGGAACTTCTGAGGTCCCACCAGAGCCGACCAGCAAAGTGTCTGACCATCATGTGGGCCCTGGGTCAAGCAGGTTTTGCCAACCTCACCGAGGGACTAAAAG TGTGGCTGGGAATCATGCTGCCTGTGCTGGGCATCAAGTCTCTGTCTCCCTTTGCCATTGCATACCTGGATCGGCTGCTCCT GATGCACCCCAACCTCACCAAGGGCTTTGGCATGATTGGCCCCAAGGACTTCTTCCCTCTTCTGGACTTTGCCTATATGCCAAACAACTCCCTGACACCCAG ccTGCAGGAGCAGCTGTGTCAGCTCTACCCCCGACTGAAGGTGCTGGCATTTGGGGCGAAGCCGGAATCCACCCTGCATACCTACTTCCCCTCCTTCCTGTCCAGAGCCACCCCTAGCTGCCCTCCTGAGATGAAGAAAGAG CTCCTGAGCAGCCTAACTGAGTGCCTGACGGTGGACTCCCTCAGTGCCAGTGTCTGGAGGCAGCTGTACCCCAAGCACCTGTCACAATCCAG CCTGCTGCTGGAGCACTTGCTCAGGTCCTGGGAGCAGATTCCCAAGAAG ACACGGAAGTCTTTGCAAGAAACCATTCAGTCTTTCAAACTTGCCAACCAGGACCTGCTGAGGAAGGGTAGCTCTAACAACCAGGATGTCGTCACCTGTGATGCAGCCTGCAAG ACTCTGTTGCAGGAAGCACGGGGCTGCCGGCTGCCCTGGACACGGCTACTCCTGTTGGTGTTGGTCTTTGCCGTAGGTTTTCTGTGCCACGACTTCCGGTCACACAGCTCTTTCCAGG CCTCCCTTTCTGGCCGGTTGCTTCAGTCATCTGGTTTCTTGCCTGCTGGCCAACAAGCATGTGCCAAGATCTACTCCTACAGCTTGGAAGGCTACAG CTGGCTAGAGGAGACACTGCCAGCCTGGGGCTCCCACCTGCTGACCGTGGTGAGGCCCAGCTTGCAGTTGGCCTGGGACCACACCAATGCCACAGTCAGCTTTCTTTCTGCCCACTCTGCCTCCCACCTTGCCTGGTTTGGTGACAGCCTCACCAGCATCTCCCAGAGG ATCCAGCTCCCTGATGCCCTGAACCAGCTGCTCCATTCTCTGAGGGAGCTGCTCTTGCTTCTCTACCAGAACATGCTGCTGCCGTTGTGGCACATGCTGCTTGAGGCCCTGGCCTGGGCCCAGGAGCACTGCCACAAGGCGTGCAG AGGTGAGGTGACCTGGGACTGCGTGAAGACACAGCTCAGTGAGGCTGCCCGCTGGACCTGGCTCTGCCTACAGGACATCACAGTGGCTTTCTTGGACTGGGCACTTGCCATGATATCCCAACAATAG
- the TMEM214 gene encoding transmembrane protein 214 isoform X1, with translation MAARTAGGGRWEVVKRGRRPGAGGSGRSGGGDRRALGEANGVWKYDLTPPIQTTSTLYERGFERIMKRQNKEQVPPPAVEPKKPGNKKQTKKVATVTNQNQKQGRFRSLEEALKALDVAALQKELDKSQSMFSGNPLVWLKDLASYLNYKLQAPLSEPTLSQHTHDYPYSLVSRELRGIIRGLLAKAPGSLELFFDHCLFTMLQELDKTPGESLHGYRICIQAILQDKPRIATMNLGKFLELLRSHQSRPAKCLTIMWALGQAGFANLTEGLKVWLGIMLPVLGIKSLSPFAIAYLDRLLLMHPNLTKGFGMIGPKDFFPLLDFAYMPNNSLTPSLQEQLCQLYPRLKVLAFGAKPESTLHTYFPSFLSRATPSCPPEMKKELLSSLTECLTVDSLSASVWRQLYPKHLSQSSLLLEHLLRSWEQIPKKTRKSLQETIQSFKLANQDLLRKGSSNNQDVVTCDAACKTLLQEARGCRLPWTRLLLLVLVFAVGFLCHDFRSHSSFQASLSGRLLQSSGFLPAGQQACAKIYSYSLEGYSWLEETLPAWGSHLLTVVRPSLQLAWDHTNATVSFLSAHSASHLAWFGDSLTSISQRIQLPDALNQLLHSLRELLLLLYQNMLLPLWHMLLEALAWAQEHCHKACRGEVTWDCVKTQLSEAARWTWLCLQDITVAFLDWALAMISQQ, from the exons ATGGCGGCCAGGACGGCGGGTGGGGGGCGCTGGGAGGTGGTGAAGAGGGGGCGGCGGCCAGGGGCCGGAGGCAGTGGTAGAAGCGGCGGAGGGGACCGCCGGGCGCTCGGGGAGGCGAACGGAGTGTGGAAATACGACCTGACCC CTCCAATCCAGACGACAAGCACCCTTTATGAGCGGGGCTTTGAGAGAATCATGAAGCGGCAGAATAAGGAGCAGGTTCCACCCCCTGCTGTGGAGCCTAAGAAACCAGGGAACAAGAAGCAGACTAAGAAGGTGGCGACTGTCACCAACCAAAACCAGAAGCAGGGCCGCTTCCGCAGCCTGGAGGAGGCACTGAAAGCT CTGGACGTGGCAGCTCTGCAGAAGGAACTGGACAAGAGCCAGAGCATGTTCTCTGGGAACCCGTTGGTGTGGTTGAAGGACCTGGCCAGCTATCTCAACTACAAGCTCCAAGCACCTCTAAGTGAACCCACACTAAGCCAGCATACTCACG ATTATCCCTACAGCCTGGTGAGCCGGGAGCTGCGTGGGATCATCCGAGGGCTACTGGCGAAGGCACCGGGGTCTCTGGAGCTCTTTTTTGACCACTGTCTGTTCACCATGCTGCAAGAGCTAGATAAGACACCAG GAGAGTCACTGCACGGTTACCGCATCTGTATCCAGGCCATTCTGCAAGACAAGCCTAGGATTGCCACCATGAACCTGGGCAAG TTCCTGGAACTTCTGAGGTCCCACCAGAGCCGACCAGCAAAGTGTCTGACCATCATGTGGGCCCTGGGTCAAGCAGGTTTTGCCAACCTCACCGAGGGACTAAAAG TGTGGCTGGGAATCATGCTGCCTGTGCTGGGCATCAAGTCTCTGTCTCCCTTTGCCATTGCATACCTGGATCGGCTGCTCCT GATGCACCCCAACCTCACCAAGGGCTTTGGCATGATTGGCCCCAAGGACTTCTTCCCTCTTCTGGACTTTGCCTATATGCCAAACAACTCCCTGACACCCAG ccTGCAGGAGCAGCTGTGTCAGCTCTACCCCCGACTGAAGGTGCTGGCATTTGGGGCGAAGCCGGAATCCACCCTGCATACCTACTTCCCCTCCTTCCTGTCCAGAGCCACCCCTAGCTGCCCTCCTGAGATGAAGAAAGAG CTCCTGAGCAGCCTAACTGAGTGCCTGACGGTGGACTCCCTCAGTGCCAGTGTCTGGAGGCAGCTGTACCCCAAGCACCTGTCACAATCCAG CCTGCTGCTGGAGCACTTGCTCAGGTCCTGGGAGCAGATTCCCAAGAAG ACACGGAAGTCTTTGCAAGAAACCATTCAGTCTTTCAAACTTGCCAACCAGGACCTGCTGAGGAAGGGTAGCTCTAACAACCAGGATGTCGTCACCTGTGATGCAGCCTGCAAG ACTCTGTTGCAGGAAGCACGGGGCTGCCGGCTGCCCTGGACACGGCTACTCCTGTTGGTGTTGGTCTTTGCCGTAGGTTTTCTGTGCCACGACTTCCGGTCACACAGCTCTTTCCAGG CCTCCCTTTCTGGCCGGTTGCTTCAGTCATCTGGTTTCTTGCCTGCTGGCCAACAAGCATGTGCCAAGATCTACTCCTACAGCTTGGAAGGCTACAG CTGGCTAGAGGAGACACTGCCAGCCTGGGGCTCCCACCTGCTGACCGTGGTGAGGCCCAGCTTGCAGTTGGCCTGGGACCACACCAATGCCACAGTCAGCTTTCTTTCTGCCCACTCTGCCTCCCACCTTGCCTGGTTTGGTGACAGCCTCACCAGCATCTCCCAGAGG ATCCAGCTCCCTGATGCCCTGAACCAGCTGCTCCATTCTCTGAGGGAGCTGCTCTTGCTTCTCTACCAGAACATGCTGCTGCCGTTGTGGCACATGCTGCTTGAGGCCCTGGCCTGGGCCCAGGAGCACTGCCACAAGGCGTGCAG AGGTGAGGTGACCTGGGACTGCGTGAAGACACAGCTCAGTGAGGCTGCCCGCTGGACCTGGCTCTGCCTACAGGACATCACAGTGGCTTTCTTGGACTGGGCACTTGCCATGATATCCCAACAATAG
- the TMEM214 gene encoding transmembrane protein 214 isoform X2 has translation MAARTAGGGRWEVVKRGRRPGAGGSGRSGGGDRRALGEANGVWKYDLTPPIQTTSTLYERGFERIMKRQNKEQVPPPAVEPKKPGNKKQTKKVATVTNQNQKQGRFRSLEEALKALDVAALQKELDKSQSMFSGNPLVWLKDLASYLNYKLQAPLSEPTLSQHTHDYPYSLVSRELRGIIRGLLAKAPGSLELFFDHCLFTMLQELDKTPGESLHGYRICIQAILQDKPRIATMNLGKFLELLRSHQSRPAKCLTIMWALGQAGFANLTEGLKVWLGIMLPVLGIKSLSPFAIAYLDRLLLLQEQLCQLYPRLKVLAFGAKPESTLHTYFPSFLSRATPSCPPEMKKELLSSLTECLTVDSLSASVWRQLYPKHLSQSSLLLEHLLRSWEQIPKKTRKSLQETIQSFKLANQDLLRKGSSNNQDVVTCDAACKTLLQEARGCRLPWTRLLLLVLVFAVGFLCHDFRSHSSFQASLSGRLLQSSGFLPAGQQACAKIYSYSLEGYSWLEETLPAWGSHLLTVVRPSLQLAWDHTNATVSFLSAHSASHLAWFGDSLTSISQRIQLPDALNQLLHSLRELLLLLYQNMLLPLWHMLLEALAWAQEHCHKACRGEVTWDCVKTQLSEAARWTWLCLQDITVAFLDWALAMISQQ, from the exons ATGGCGGCCAGGACGGCGGGTGGGGGGCGCTGGGAGGTGGTGAAGAGGGGGCGGCGGCCAGGGGCCGGAGGCAGTGGTAGAAGCGGCGGAGGGGACCGCCGGGCGCTCGGGGAGGCGAACGGAGTGTGGAAATACGACCTGACCC CTCCAATCCAGACGACAAGCACCCTTTATGAGCGGGGCTTTGAGAGAATCATGAAGCGGCAGAATAAGGAGCAGGTTCCACCCCCTGCTGTGGAGCCTAAGAAACCAGGGAACAAGAAGCAGACTAAGAAGGTGGCGACTGTCACCAACCAAAACCAGAAGCAGGGCCGCTTCCGCAGCCTGGAGGAGGCACTGAAAGCT CTGGACGTGGCAGCTCTGCAGAAGGAACTGGACAAGAGCCAGAGCATGTTCTCTGGGAACCCGTTGGTGTGGTTGAAGGACCTGGCCAGCTATCTCAACTACAAGCTCCAAGCACCTCTAAGTGAACCCACACTAAGCCAGCATACTCACG ATTATCCCTACAGCCTGGTGAGCCGGGAGCTGCGTGGGATCATCCGAGGGCTACTGGCGAAGGCACCGGGGTCTCTGGAGCTCTTTTTTGACCACTGTCTGTTCACCATGCTGCAAGAGCTAGATAAGACACCAG GAGAGTCACTGCACGGTTACCGCATCTGTATCCAGGCCATTCTGCAAGACAAGCCTAGGATTGCCACCATGAACCTGGGCAAG TTCCTGGAACTTCTGAGGTCCCACCAGAGCCGACCAGCAAAGTGTCTGACCATCATGTGGGCCCTGGGTCAAGCAGGTTTTGCCAACCTCACCGAGGGACTAAAAG TGTGGCTGGGAATCATGCTGCCTGTGCTGGGCATCAAGTCTCTGTCTCCCTTTGCCATTGCATACCTGGATCGGCTGCTCCT ccTGCAGGAGCAGCTGTGTCAGCTCTACCCCCGACTGAAGGTGCTGGCATTTGGGGCGAAGCCGGAATCCACCCTGCATACCTACTTCCCCTCCTTCCTGTCCAGAGCCACCCCTAGCTGCCCTCCTGAGATGAAGAAAGAG CTCCTGAGCAGCCTAACTGAGTGCCTGACGGTGGACTCCCTCAGTGCCAGTGTCTGGAGGCAGCTGTACCCCAAGCACCTGTCACAATCCAG CCTGCTGCTGGAGCACTTGCTCAGGTCCTGGGAGCAGATTCCCAAGAAG ACACGGAAGTCTTTGCAAGAAACCATTCAGTCTTTCAAACTTGCCAACCAGGACCTGCTGAGGAAGGGTAGCTCTAACAACCAGGATGTCGTCACCTGTGATGCAGCCTGCAAG ACTCTGTTGCAGGAAGCACGGGGCTGCCGGCTGCCCTGGACACGGCTACTCCTGTTGGTGTTGGTCTTTGCCGTAGGTTTTCTGTGCCACGACTTCCGGTCACACAGCTCTTTCCAGG CCTCCCTTTCTGGCCGGTTGCTTCAGTCATCTGGTTTCTTGCCTGCTGGCCAACAAGCATGTGCCAAGATCTACTCCTACAGCTTGGAAGGCTACAG CTGGCTAGAGGAGACACTGCCAGCCTGGGGCTCCCACCTGCTGACCGTGGTGAGGCCCAGCTTGCAGTTGGCCTGGGACCACACCAATGCCACAGTCAGCTTTCTTTCTGCCCACTCTGCCTCCCACCTTGCCTGGTTTGGTGACAGCCTCACCAGCATCTCCCAGAGG ATCCAGCTCCCTGATGCCCTGAACCAGCTGCTCCATTCTCTGAGGGAGCTGCTCTTGCTTCTCTACCAGAACATGCTGCTGCCGTTGTGGCACATGCTGCTTGAGGCCCTGGCCTGGGCCCAGGAGCACTGCCACAAGGCGTGCAG AGGTGAGGTGACCTGGGACTGCGTGAAGACACAGCTCAGTGAGGCTGCCCGCTGGACCTGGCTCTGCCTACAGGACATCACAGTGGCTTTCTTGGACTGGGCACTTGCCATGATATCCCAACAATAG